From a single Paenibacillus sp. FSL W8-0426 genomic region:
- the sleB gene encoding spore cortex-lytic enzyme, producing MRKMNIWLFTAILLLSALGIRFLVPHDPKPQASNQSTPQVEEQAMPTFSSNTVKYGSYGQDVYELQGRLKYLGFYNGKIDSNFGSKTLNSVKWFQSEFGMKADGVVGAKTKLKLYNATKNWAPTEPPLHKGGAGSEAGGNNGAANDNDQDNMGSANSMGLSENEIKIMANAVYGEARGEPFEGQVAVAAVILNRVKSPSFPNTPSGVIFQPGAFTAVADGQIYLEPNAQARKAVEQAINGWDPSGGCLYYFNPKTATSKWIWSRPQVKTIGQHIFCM from the coding sequence ATGCGAAAAATGAACATATGGCTTTTCACTGCTATTTTGCTGTTGTCCGCATTGGGAATCCGATTTTTGGTTCCACACGATCCCAAGCCTCAGGCCTCGAATCAAAGTACGCCTCAAGTGGAAGAACAGGCAATGCCTACCTTCAGCAGCAATACGGTGAAGTATGGAAGCTACGGGCAGGATGTATACGAACTCCAGGGCAGACTGAAGTACCTGGGTTTCTACAATGGTAAAATTGACAGCAATTTCGGCAGCAAAACGCTGAATTCCGTCAAATGGTTCCAGTCCGAGTTCGGCATGAAGGCCGATGGCGTCGTCGGGGCCAAAACCAAGCTGAAGTTGTACAATGCCACCAAAAACTGGGCTCCAACCGAACCGCCTTTGCATAAGGGTGGGGCAGGAAGCGAAGCCGGGGGCAACAACGGTGCCGCGAATGACAATGATCAGGACAACATGGGGTCTGCCAATTCCATGGGTTTGTCGGAGAATGAAATCAAAATCATGGCGAACGCCGTGTACGGCGAGGCGCGAGGCGAACCTTTCGAAGGACAGGTGGCAGTGGCGGCGGTCATTTTGAATCGGGTCAAATCCCCAAGCTTCCCGAATACGCCTTCCGGCGTGATCTTCCAGCCTGGCGCATTCACGGCAGTGGCGGATGGCCAGATCTATCTCGAACCGAACGCCCAGGCCCGCAAAGCGGTTGAGCAGGCGATAAACGGTTGGGATCCATCCGGCGGATGCCTGTATTACTTTAATCCAAAGACGGCAACGTCCAAGTGGATATGGAGCCGTCCTCAGGTCAAAACCATCGGCCAACACATCTTTTGCATGTGA
- a CDS encoding DUF3388 domain-containing protein — protein MESKQWYMEYKIHKNRPGLLGDIASMLGMLEVNILTINGVEGKTRGMLLESDDDEKIRLLGEMLAKVNSITVSALRAPKLVDILAVRHGRYIDRDSDDRKTFRFTRDELGLLVDFLGEVFKREGSQIIGLRGMPRVGKTESIIAGSVCAMKRWTFVSSTLLRQTIRSQLSEDEMNPNNVFIIDGIVSTIRSSERHYNLLQEIMAMPSTKVIEHPDIFVQESEYDYNDFDIIIELRNNPGEEIVYDTFTASYTDEL, from the coding sequence ATGGAATCCAAACAATGGTACATGGAATATAAAATACATAAAAACAGACCCGGCCTTTTGGGGGATATCGCCTCCATGTTGGGGATGCTTGAAGTGAATATATTGACGATCAACGGCGTGGAAGGCAAAACGAGGGGCATGCTCCTTGAGTCCGATGACGATGAGAAAATCCGTCTGCTGGGAGAAATGCTTGCCAAGGTCAACAGTATCACGGTATCTGCTCTGCGTGCACCCAAGCTCGTGGATATTTTGGCTGTCCGCCATGGACGCTATATCGACCGCGATTCGGATGATCGCAAAACGTTCCGCTTCACGAGGGATGAGCTTGGGTTGCTCGTCGACTTTTTGGGTGAAGTATTTAAAAGGGAAGGCAGTCAAATTATCGGATTGCGCGGCATGCCGCGTGTCGGGAAGACGGAATCCATTATCGCAGGCAGTGTATGCGCCATGAAACGGTGGACGTTTGTATCGTCGACATTGCTGCGCCAAACGATCCGAAGCCAGCTTTCCGAGGACGAAATGAACCCGAACAACGTTTTCATTATTGACGGGATTGTCAGCACCATCCGTTCCAGCGAGCGGCACTACAACCTGCTGCAGGAAATCATGGCTATGCCTAGCACCAAGGTGATCGAACATCCGGATATATTTGTCCAGGAGTCCGAATATGACTATAATGATTTTGACATTATCATTGAACTGCGCAACAATCCGGGCGAAGAAATCGTATATGATACGTTCACGGCCAGCTATACCGACGAGCTGTAA
- a CDS encoding RodZ family helix-turn-helix domain-containing protein, which produces MSELGQQLREARLQKGMSLDDVQEMTKIRKRYLEAIEAGDYKVLPGSFYVRAFIKTYAETVGLNPDELLEGHKKDVPAEQPEATMEPVIQKRSSRPAERSNRWMSVALMWTFPILIIVLLYVYVVMNKDDGSTNPGVDPTKITDSQNTPNDKPDATPSDNGQASTEQPGSNEGDAAAGGNGGGSEQVDNATSEPNTDEGTGQSTEDTPEQTTNENQNEEPAGETSGVTVTQSGKSGNITNFEVADSAGKPVTVSITATGESWLEVYKGQNSSGEKLQFGMTASGDTFTFNLDDTGLYIKSGYAAATTIEVGGQVVTDGKATNRIRLKLGQSSGNASTTSTGTDGGSTTETNSDGNAANE; this is translated from the coding sequence ATGTCTGAACTGGGTCAGCAGTTAAGAGAGGCCCGGCTGCAAAAAGGGATGAGTCTCGACGACGTACAGGAAATGACGAAAATTCGCAAAAGGTATTTGGAGGCAATCGAAGCGGGGGACTATAAGGTTCTTCCCGGCAGTTTTTATGTTCGTGCTTTCATCAAAACATATGCGGAGACGGTGGGACTGAATCCTGATGAGCTGCTGGAGGGGCACAAAAAGGATGTGCCTGCGGAACAACCGGAAGCCACGATGGAACCGGTCATCCAGAAGCGTTCAAGCCGTCCGGCGGAGCGCAGCAACCGATGGATGTCCGTTGCTTTGATGTGGACGTTTCCGATTTTGATCATCGTGCTTCTATACGTTTACGTCGTCATGAATAAGGATGATGGCAGCACGAATCCTGGAGTGGATCCAACCAAGATCACCGATAGCCAGAATACGCCGAATGATAAGCCTGATGCTACGCCTAGCGATAACGGTCAGGCCTCGACAGAGCAGCCTGGCAGCAATGAGGGCGATGCGGCTGCAGGCGGCAATGGCGGAGGTTCGGAACAAGTGGACAATGCCACGTCTGAGCCGAATACAGATGAAGGAACCGGTCAATCCACCGAGGATACGCCAGAACAAACGACGAATGAAAATCAGAATGAGGAGCCTGCTGGCGAAACGTCCGGCGTAACTGTCACTCAGAGTGGCAAGTCGGGGAATATCACCAATTTCGAGGTGGCGGACAGTGCCGGCAAACCGGTTACGGTGAGCATTACGGCTACGGGTGAAAGCTGGCTTGAAGTATACAAGGGTCAAAACTCCAGTGGAGAAAAGCTGCAATTCGGGATGACCGCAAGCGGCGATACGTTTACGTTTAATTTGGACGACACCGGTTTGTACATCAAATCCGGTTATGCCGCAGCAACGACCATCGAAGTTGGCGGACAAGTCGTAACGGATGGAAAAGCGACGAACCGCATTCGCCTCAAACTGGGTCAGAGTAGCGGGAATGCTTCCACCACGTCCACGGGGACGGATGGGGGATCGACAACCGAAACGAATAGCGACGGCAATGCGGCCAACGAATAG
- a CDS encoding pitrilysin family protein: MERIQYDDLQETLYHEVMDNGLQVYVLPKPGFQKTFATFATKYGSVDNHFQVEGQDEVKVPDGIAHFLEHKMFEEPTGDIFATFASNGASANAFTSFDQTVYLFSATEHVGENIQTLVDFVQNPYFTDQNVEKEKGIIGQEIDMYADNPDWRAYYGLIEAMYQKHPIRIDIAGTVESISTITKETLYTCYNAFYHPSNMLLFVVGGVDPEEVMELVRSNQAGKNFKFQGRINRFFEQEPEEVGEKKRVEKLAVSLPKCLFGFKETDVGLTGEELHKRDLTTKLMLDLLFGASTSLYQKLYDEDLISDSFGYEYNSSSQYAFSAAGGDTKDPERLLSRVREEVDALLQTGFDQTNFERARKKKMGGYLRMLNSPENIAHEFTRLKFRGGDFFNMLSAYESITLEDVNRRLREHIRWEQLAVSIVASP; the protein is encoded by the coding sequence GTGGAACGCATTCAATACGATGATTTGCAGGAAACACTGTACCATGAAGTGATGGATAACGGGCTGCAGGTTTATGTTCTGCCAAAGCCGGGATTCCAGAAAACCTTTGCAACCTTCGCGACCAAGTACGGATCGGTCGACAATCATTTTCAGGTGGAAGGCCAGGACGAGGTAAAGGTTCCCGATGGCATCGCCCATTTTCTGGAACACAAAATGTTCGAAGAGCCTACGGGCGACATTTTTGCAACATTTGCGTCCAACGGAGCATCCGCCAATGCATTTACAAGTTTTGATCAGACGGTGTACCTGTTTTCGGCGACAGAGCACGTAGGTGAAAATATACAAACATTAGTCGATTTTGTGCAAAATCCGTATTTCACGGATCAAAACGTTGAGAAGGAAAAAGGCATTATCGGACAGGAAATCGACATGTATGCCGATAATCCGGACTGGCGAGCTTATTATGGACTGATTGAAGCGATGTATCAAAAACATCCGATTCGCATCGACATTGCGGGAACGGTGGAATCGATCAGCACGATCACGAAAGAAACGCTGTACACGTGTTATAATGCTTTTTACCATCCCAGCAATATGCTGCTTTTTGTGGTTGGCGGCGTGGATCCGGAGGAAGTGATGGAACTGGTTCGTTCGAACCAGGCCGGTAAAAATTTCAAGTTCCAGGGCCGGATCAATCGTTTTTTCGAGCAGGAGCCTGAAGAGGTAGGGGAGAAGAAAAGAGTAGAGAAGTTGGCGGTTTCCCTGCCCAAATGTTTGTTCGGGTTCAAGGAAACGGATGTTGGATTGACGGGAGAAGAGCTCCACAAACGCGATCTTACGACGAAATTGATGCTGGACCTGCTGTTTGGCGCAAGCACTTCCTTGTACCAGAAGCTGTATGACGAGGATTTGATCTCGGACAGTTTCGGATACGAATATAACAGTTCATCTCAGTATGCTTTTTCTGCGGCAGGCGGAGATACGAAGGATCCGGAGCGGCTGCTCAGCCGTGTACGCGAGGAAGTTGATGCGCTTTTGCAAACGGGGTTTGATCAGACGAACTTTGAGCGCGCCCGCAAAAAAAAGATGGGCGGATACTTGCGCATGCTCAACTCGCCGGAAAACATTGCCCATGAATTTACGCGTCTAAAGTTCAGGGGCGGCGATTTTTTCAATATGCTCTCGGCTTATGAATCCATCACCTTGGAAGATGTGAATCGCAGGTTGAGGGAACATATTAGATGGGAGCAGCTTGCAGTATCGATAGTGGCAAGTCCTTGA
- the pgsA gene encoding CDP-diacylglycerol--glycerol-3-phosphate 3-phosphatidyltransferase, protein MNLPNRITLARICLIPFLMVFLLVDFPFYPEPLQLGSFSLPYNQLIAAVIFIIAASTDGIDGYLARKNNMVTNLGKLLDPLADKLLVTAVLISLVEMGKLDSWIAVVIISREFAVTGLRQIALLDGSVVAASAWGKLKTVVQIAAIVLLLLNNFPFFFLGIHVDVIAVWAAALITIWSGIDYFIKNKNLLKLSEV, encoded by the coding sequence GTGAATTTACCCAACCGGATTACGCTTGCACGTATTTGCTTAATCCCTTTTTTAATGGTGTTTCTGCTGGTGGATTTTCCGTTTTATCCGGAGCCGTTGCAGCTCGGAAGTTTCTCGCTTCCTTATAATCAATTGATTGCTGCGGTCATCTTCATCATTGCGGCAAGCACGGATGGCATTGACGGATATCTGGCGCGGAAAAACAATATGGTTACCAATCTTGGCAAATTGCTCGATCCGCTTGCGGACAAGCTGTTGGTAACCGCGGTGCTGATTTCTCTGGTCGAGATGGGCAAGCTGGATTCCTGGATTGCGGTCGTGATCATCAGCCGGGAATTTGCGGTTACCGGTTTGCGCCAAATCGCTTTGCTGGACGGTTCGGTCGTAGCAGCCAGCGCGTGGGGCAAATTGAAAACCGTCGTGCAGATTGCGGCAATCGTGCTGCTGCTGCTGAATAACTTCCCATTCTTCTTCCTGGGGATTCATGTGGACGTTATCGCAGTCTGGGCAGCGGCATTGATTACGATCTGGTCCGGAATCGACTATTTCATCAAAAATAAAAATTTGCTGAAGTTGTCTGAAGTATAA
- a CDS encoding SDR family oxidoreductase yields the protein MTVLVTGASGGIGAAIAERFAAVGMNVAIHYMKSHEAANEAARRCMEKGSGKVMTVSADLRSREQIERMKEKLESHGMMPDILVNNAGISHYGLLSDVTEEIWDEVMAINLKGTFLCTQALMPYMIAQKYGRIINVSSIWGLSGASCEVLYSTTKGGVNAFTKALAKELAPSGVTVNAVAPGAVQTSMLNHLDQDELKMLEEEIPAGRLAQPDEISSLVYFLALPESGYINGQIISPNGGWLT from the coding sequence ATGACCGTGCTGGTCACGGGAGCAAGCGGTGGAATTGGTGCCGCCATTGCAGAGCGGTTTGCAGCTGTGGGAATGAATGTGGCCATTCATTACATGAAATCCCATGAGGCGGCTAATGAAGCCGCGAGAAGATGCATGGAGAAGGGGAGCGGCAAAGTCATGACGGTCTCGGCTGACCTGCGCAGCCGGGAACAAATCGAGCGTATGAAGGAGAAGCTGGAATCCCACGGCATGATGCCCGACATTCTCGTTAACAATGCCGGCATTTCGCATTACGGGTTGTTGTCGGACGTCACGGAAGAAATATGGGATGAAGTGATGGCCATCAACCTGAAGGGAACGTTCTTGTGTACCCAGGCCTTGATGCCGTACATGATTGCACAAAAATATGGACGCATCATCAATGTGTCTTCCATATGGGGATTGTCGGGTGCTTCCTGTGAGGTGCTGTACTCCACGACCAAAGGCGGTGTAAACGCATTTACGAAAGCGTTGGCCAAAGAGCTGGCTCCGTCCGGAGTGACGGTGAATGCCGTCGCTCCGGGAGCCGTGCAGACTTCTATGCTGAACCATCTTGACCAGGACGAGCTGAAAATGCTGGAGGAGGAAATTCCGGCGGGAAGGCTTGCCCAGCCTGACGAAATTTCCTCGTTGGTATACTTTCTCGCGCTTCCCGAGTCGGGTTACATCAATGGTCAAATCATCAGTCCCAATGGAGGCTGGCTGACATAA
- a CDS encoding YajQ family cyclic di-GMP-binding protein, with protein sequence MSSEHSFDIVSKMDLQELSNAVTQAEKEISTRYDFKGSKSSLKLDKDALTIISDDEVKLKAVIDVLQSKMVKRGLPLKNIDYGKVEPASSGTVRQRLSFKQGIDQEAAKKINVLIRDSKLKVKSQIQGDQLRVTGKSKNDLQAVIQLLNGASLPLDLQYTNLK encoded by the coding sequence TTGAGTTCAGAACATTCTTTTGATATCGTGTCCAAAATGGACTTGCAGGAATTGAGCAATGCCGTGACACAGGCCGAAAAGGAAATCAGTACACGATATGACTTCAAAGGCAGCAAAAGCAGCCTCAAGCTGGACAAGGACGCGTTGACGATCATTTCCGACGATGAGGTCAAGCTCAAGGCCGTCATTGATGTGCTTCAATCTAAAATGGTGAAGCGGGGCCTTCCGCTCAAGAACATCGACTACGGCAAAGTGGAGCCTGCTTCCTCCGGTACGGTCCGCCAACGTCTTAGCTTCAAGCAGGGAATCGATCAGGAAGCAGCCAAAAAAATCAATGTGCTGATCCGCGATTCCAAACTGAAAGTGAAAAGCCAGATTCAGGGAGACCAATTGCGGGTAACCGGAAAAAGCAAAAATGATTTGCAGGCTGTCATTCAATTGTTGAATGGAGCCAGCTTGCCGTTGGATTTGCAGTATACCAACCTCAAATAA
- a CDS encoding DNA translocase FtsK codes for MARRKKKKKKAAAFSGVLKYEIYGIVLITLSVIALSGEATVGRSLSKMFGLMLGKFYFVIPLIGIYYGLMVMIHRKWPNGWTTRKTGLVLLVFALTLMSTVSAMHQKLIPIGALEPGAVLTQVHNDMQTELLQPAPEGKDSMLNKDISGGYVGAAQFAVFLWLFGSLGARLIMIVMFVISFMLITSLSYVDLVRIFRTKVWDAGSAMYKRVQARMSERASSASSVKKKSVARKAVPVPADPYDDEDDDFEEEETLPKRKAPVFFQLFGKWGAERETAKQDREEEHEESAMEQVLYRANDDDLDETWNSQKMPTSSERRSLDGAAAIPSKANSAPIIRDFFEHVRSEHNKSDDLDEVYPFPQDLKEPEMEEHEPPLTIRDELEESLEWPGPENVGNESIPLQDDNGVSADGAPAPPGSAVEGVQEAQPVQPPPPPPKPYKLPPFRLLAKPNNGGKGKDQKDYMQTARKLEATLESFGVRAKVLEVVRGPAVTRYEIQPDIGVKVSRIVSLTDDIALALAAKDIRMEAPIPGKSAIGIEVPNGEVSLVTMREVMETSVFQEAESKVTIAFGRDISGQTIIGNLARMPHLLVAGATGSGKSVCINGIITSILYKAKPDEVKFLMVDPKMVELNVYNGIPHLMAPVVTDPKRASLALKKIVVEMEKRYELFSKSGTRNVEGYNNLMKDNPAAILPYIVVIVDELADLMMVAAGDVEDAIARLAQMARAAGIHLIIATQRPSVDVITGVIKANIPSRIAFGVSSQVDSRTILDMGGAEKLLGRGDMLFMPMGASKPVRVQGAFMSDEEVENIVNYVRGQGEAQYDESLVPEVEESGQADEEVLDELYEQAVQIILEAKQASVSLLQRRMRIGYTRAARLIDSMEARGVIGPYEGSKPREVLISLEQYQQNKMSS; via the coding sequence TTGGCCAGAAGAAAAAAGAAGAAAAAAAAGGCTGCTGCGTTTAGCGGCGTTCTCAAATATGAAATTTATGGCATCGTGCTGATTACGTTATCCGTTATCGCGTTATCCGGTGAAGCAACGGTGGGGCGTTCGTTATCCAAAATGTTTGGGCTGATGCTTGGAAAATTTTATTTTGTTATCCCGCTGATCGGTATTTACTACGGTCTTATGGTGATGATTCACCGGAAATGGCCTAACGGGTGGACTACACGCAAGACAGGACTTGTCCTGCTTGTTTTTGCGCTTACACTGATGAGCACCGTTTCCGCCATGCATCAGAAGTTAATTCCCATCGGTGCGCTTGAACCCGGTGCGGTGTTGACGCAGGTACATAACGATATGCAAACCGAACTGCTGCAACCCGCCCCGGAGGGCAAAGACTCCATGCTTAACAAGGATATCAGCGGCGGTTATGTCGGGGCTGCACAGTTTGCCGTATTTTTATGGTTGTTCGGCAGTCTTGGAGCACGGTTGATCATGATCGTGATGTTTGTGATCAGTTTTATGCTTATTACGAGCCTATCTTACGTGGACTTGGTTCGAATCTTCAGGACCAAGGTGTGGGACGCCGGTTCTGCCATGTACAAAAGGGTCCAGGCCCGAATGTCGGAGCGGGCGTCCTCGGCGTCCTCGGTCAAAAAGAAAAGCGTTGCCCGAAAGGCAGTCCCGGTTCCTGCCGATCCGTATGATGACGAGGATGACGACTTCGAGGAAGAAGAGACGCTCCCCAAACGGAAGGCACCCGTTTTCTTCCAATTGTTTGGGAAATGGGGAGCGGAACGCGAAACTGCCAAGCAGGATCGTGAAGAGGAGCACGAGGAAAGCGCGATGGAGCAGGTCTTGTACCGTGCGAACGATGATGATCTGGACGAAACATGGAACAGCCAGAAGATGCCGACGTCCAGCGAGCGACGATCGCTGGACGGTGCGGCCGCAATTCCGTCCAAAGCCAATTCCGCACCCATTATTCGAGACTTCTTCGAACACGTTCGTTCTGAACATAACAAGTCGGATGATCTTGATGAGGTCTATCCGTTCCCTCAGGACTTGAAGGAGCCCGAAATGGAAGAGCATGAACCTCCGCTAACCATAAGGGACGAGCTTGAGGAGTCTCTGGAGTGGCCTGGTCCCGAAAATGTAGGGAATGAATCGATCCCATTGCAGGATGACAACGGTGTTTCTGCTGATGGTGCTCCTGCGCCTCCTGGGAGCGCGGTAGAAGGCGTTCAGGAAGCACAGCCTGTCCAGCCGCCTCCGCCTCCGCCGAAGCCGTACAAGCTGCCTCCGTTCCGTTTGCTCGCCAAGCCGAATAACGGCGGAAAAGGCAAGGATCAGAAGGATTACATGCAGACAGCCCGCAAGCTGGAAGCGACGTTGGAAAGCTTTGGCGTTCGCGCGAAGGTGCTTGAAGTGGTCAGAGGGCCGGCAGTAACAAGGTATGAGATTCAGCCTGACATCGGTGTCAAAGTCAGCAGAATCGTCAGTCTGACGGATGATATCGCACTTGCCCTTGCCGCAAAGGACATCCGTATGGAGGCGCCGATCCCCGGCAAATCAGCCATCGGTATTGAGGTGCCGAATGGAGAGGTATCGCTCGTAACGATGCGAGAAGTGATGGAGACGTCCGTTTTCCAGGAAGCCGAATCCAAGGTTACGATCGCTTTTGGGCGGGATATTTCGGGGCAAACGATCATCGGCAACTTGGCCCGAATGCCCCATTTGCTGGTAGCCGGTGCAACAGGCTCAGGTAAATCTGTATGTATTAACGGTATCATCACGAGTATTTTGTACAAAGCGAAACCTGATGAAGTGAAGTTTCTGATGGTTGACCCCAAAATGGTCGAGCTAAATGTATACAATGGGATTCCGCATTTGATGGCACCCGTCGTTACCGATCCCAAACGCGCTTCGCTCGCCCTCAAAAAAATCGTGGTGGAAATGGAGAAAAGGTACGAACTGTTCTCCAAATCGGGCACGCGCAACGTAGAAGGGTATAATAACCTGATGAAAGACAACCCTGCGGCCATCTTGCCGTATATCGTCGTAATCGTCGACGAGTTGGCAGACCTCATGATGGTCGCTGCCGGCGACGTCGAGGATGCGATCGCAAGGCTGGCGCAGATGGCGCGGGCAGCGGGCATACATTTAATTATTGCAACGCAGCGGCCTTCGGTAGACGTCATCACCGGCGTGATCAAAGCGAACATTCCGTCCCGTATCGCCTTCGGCGTATCTTCTCAGGTGGATTCCCGCACCATTCTCGATATGGGCGGGGCCGAGAAATTGCTGGGCCGGGGGGACATGCTGTTCATGCCGATGGGCGCTTCGAAACCGGTTCGAGTTCAAGGCGCGTTCATGAGCGATGAGGAAGTCGAAAACATCGTGAATTATGTGCGCGGCCAGGGCGAAGCCCAGTATGATGAATCCCTTGTGCCTGAGGTCGAAGAATCCGGCCAGGCGGATGAAGAGGTGCTCGACGAGCTGTACGAACAAGCCGTACAGATCATTCTGGAGGCGAAGCAGGCATCGGTATCGTTGCTGCAGCGCCGGATGCGTATCGGTTACACCCGTGCCGCGAGATTAATCGATTCAATGGAGGCTCGCGGCGTCATCGGGCCGTACGAAGGAAGCAAACCTCGCGAAGTATTGATTTCGCTGGAACAATATCAGCAGAATAAAATGAGTTCTTGA
- a CDS encoding DUF3243 domain-containing protein, producing MSTDKTVVSNFDTWKKFLGDRVKQAEKMGMTEETINKLAFEIGDFLDDKVDPANASNRALKELWQVGDENERRTIAGLMVKLAKQNA from the coding sequence ATGTCAACAGACAAAACGGTAGTTAGCAACTTCGACACATGGAAGAAGTTTTTGGGTGACCGCGTCAAGCAGGCAGAAAAGATGGGAATGACTGAAGAAACCATCAACAAGCTTGCTTTCGAGATTGGCGACTTTCTCGATGACAAGGTAGATCCGGCCAACGCTTCCAACCGTGCATTGAAGGAGTTATGGCAAGTCGGCGACGAGAACGAACGTCGTACGATTGCGGGCCTGATGGTCAAGCTGGCCAAGCAAAACGCATAG
- a CDS encoding pitrilysin family protein, which produces MNTSAFERGNRKQFRIHVLPTKRFKTYAISLYAGVPLQESTVTSVAVTPFVLRRGTESYPETTQFREQLEHLYGAGFGFDIYKRGDYQIVQFRMDTINDAFVGGDEKLLERSFAFLGEVLTRPAQENGHFRTAYVEAERETVLKQLESVVNDKMRYAAERCIEEMCKDEPYRLHALGQRKELAGIDAPSLTSAYRDWLNRSVIDLYVVGDTTLEEVENLVQRYFDVDRIGTEGYHPKPAVLGDRAVNTVVERMDVGQGKLNMGLRTSITYGDSRYAAALMYNGILGGYPHSKLFVNVREKESLAYYASSRYDGHKGIATIQSGIEIPNYEKAVAIIKQQLEEMKNGMLSDLEMSQTKAMIRNLVKEMQDSAFELIAYDFNGQLSGTDRTAEELLEQVEQVGKDQVQEAASQFRLDTIYFLRDQKGE; this is translated from the coding sequence TTGAATACATCCGCCTTTGAACGAGGAAACCGGAAGCAGTTTCGCATTCATGTTCTTCCGACCAAACGATTTAAAACATATGCCATTTCGTTGTACGCAGGGGTTCCTTTACAAGAAAGCACGGTGACCTCTGTGGCGGTAACGCCGTTTGTATTGCGCCGCGGCACCGAATCATATCCGGAAACAACGCAATTCCGCGAGCAGTTGGAGCATCTGTATGGTGCCGGGTTTGGTTTTGACATCTATAAACGCGGAGATTACCAGATCGTGCAATTTCGAATGGACACCATCAACGATGCTTTTGTCGGCGGGGACGAGAAATTGTTGGAACGGTCCTTTGCCTTTTTAGGCGAAGTGCTGACCCGTCCTGCTCAGGAAAATGGACACTTCCGCACGGCCTACGTCGAAGCAGAGCGTGAAACCGTGCTTAAGCAGCTGGAATCCGTGGTGAACGACAAGATGCGGTATGCGGCCGAGCGCTGCATCGAAGAAATGTGCAAGGATGAGCCCTATCGACTGCATGCGCTGGGCCAACGCAAGGAGCTTGCAGGCATTGATGCTCCTTCATTGACCTCGGCATACCGGGATTGGCTGAATCGGTCCGTCATCGATCTGTACGTGGTCGGAGATACCACGCTGGAGGAAGTGGAGAACCTGGTTCAGCGCTACTTTGATGTCGATCGTATCGGCACCGAAGGGTATCATCCTAAACCGGCCGTTTTGGGGGATAGGGCAGTGAACACGGTCGTGGAGCGGATGGACGTGGGCCAGGGGAAGCTGAATATGGGTCTTCGCACATCCATTACCTATGGAGATTCACGGTATGCCGCAGCGCTAATGTATAACGGAATCTTGGGAGGGTACCCTCATTCCAAGCTGTTTGTCAACGTAAGGGAAAAGGAAAGCCTTGCATATTACGCCTCATCGCGTTACGACGGGCATAAAGGCATCGCAACGATCCAATCCGGGATCGAAATTCCAAACTACGAAAAGGCCGTTGCGATTATCAAACAACAGCTTGAAGAGATGAAAAACGGAATGCTCAGCGATCTGGAAATGTCCCAGACCAAAGCGATGATCCGCAATCTGGTCAAAGAGATGCAGGATTCTGCGTTTGAGCTGATTGCTTATGATTTCAATGGTCAGTTGTCGGGAACGGACCGGACCGCCGAGGAGCTGCTGGAACAGGTCGAACAGGTCGGCAAAGATCAGGTTCAAGAGGCGGCGAGTCAGTTCCGGTTGGATACGATCTATTTTTTGCGCGATCAGAAGGGGGAATAA